In the Methermicoccus shengliensis DSM 18856 genome, CACCCTCGCAGTGGACAGGAACAACGAGCACGTCAGTGAGCTGTACAACGAGATGCACCCGGCCGTGCTCCATCTGATAGAGCACGTGATTCAAAGGTGCAGAAGGGCCGGGGTGCAGACATCCATATGTGGTCAGGCAGGCTCGAACCCGAAGATGGCGAGAAAGCTGGTGGAGTTGGGCATCACCAGCATCTCTGCCAACATCGATGCCGTGGATGCAGTGAGGAGGGCGGTGATGCGGGCTGAGAGGCAGCTCATGCTGGACGCCCTTCGAGAAAAGCAAGCTAACTCTCGGTGATGCTCGCCCCACTGTTTTTTGCTCGGGTGAGCACCACCCTCCCTCCATCCTCGGAGAGGGCGCGCTCCACCCCTCTCTTCACCCTTTTACCATGCTCGCACACTCCCACTATTGTGGGTCCAAAAGAGCTCATTCCAGCACCAGCTGCGCCACTGTCCAGCATGACATCCATAATCTCTCTCACGCGCTCCGCCTGAAGGCCCACCTCGATGCGCTTGAAGCCCACACCCTGCAGCATGTTCAGCGCCTCGCCAAATGCCACTAAGTCATCTTCGAGCACTGCGGGCATCATCTTCATGAGCACGAGCCTGCATGCCCTCGCAACCTCCAGCTCATCGATGGGGCAGTACTTTGCAAAGATGTCTACCTCCTTCGCATCCGAGGCACCCTTAAGATTCGGAATCGCGAGCACGATGTCCCAGTCTGGGAAGTCATATCTGGCGAGTATGGGCGGAGGGGGTGCTCGACTTGCGGCAGAGGGAGCAAACGCCCCCTTCTGGGAGAGCAGATGCCCAGCATCCACGATGAAGCCCCCGTGCTCGAAGGCGGCAACCCCTATCCCCGACGTGCCCCCCCTCCCCACCATCTGTGCAATTCTTCGTGCAGGGGGGCATGTGCCATGCAGCGTGCACAGGGCAGCGGCTGTGCACAGCGCAAGCTGGGTGCCGCATCCAAGCCCTACGTGCTGGGGATAAGCAGAGGTCAGCGTGAGCGTTGCATTTCCCAGCCCAACGGACTGTGCCACAAGCCTCATCCTGTTTTCAAAAACAGCCCTCTCTGTGTCATCCATCTCGACGGCGATGCATATGTCGAGCCCTTCCGAGGGCTCTGCCACCACCTCGATATAGGGCTCCTGCAGGGCAATGCCCACGCCCCCATCCACCCTGCCAAGCGAGCCATTGAGGTCGAGCAGGCTCAGATGCACCCTCGAGCACGAGCGAACGGTAATCATCATCCATACTCACTCGCTACCTTTTAATATCTCTTTTCCCACTCTTCTGCAATGGACGAGACGCTAAGGCTGATTCACGACATGCACATTCCCCTCTCCTTACGGATATGCCTTGCCACCGATGGCTCGCTCACACATCTTCTCGAGGTGCTCTTCGGAAAGGAGGTGGGAGTGCAGGCAGTAGAGCAGGAGGTGGTGAGCGCAGACGAGACCATTGCCCAGCTGCTCTCTGTGCCAGAGGGCTCTGCCATCAACAGGCGAAGGGTGGTCCTGAGCGCAGAGGGGCAACCACTCGTGTGGGCACTTTCCCTTTCGGCACTGGAGAGGATGCCCCCCTCACTCAGGAGGGACATAGGCAGGGCAGAAAAGCCCATCGGCAAGATACTCAGGGAGCACGGCATCGAGAGCAGGCGTGAGCTTCTGAGGGTGGAGAGAACCAGCGAGATGGCAAGCGAGCTTGGATGTGAGGCTGTGGTCAGGGAATACTACATCATCCATGCTGGAGAGCCCATGATGTGGATAAGAGAGGTGTTCCCCATAGATGGGCGCTGGGAGGGGTTGGAATGAGCTACTCCACGACTAAAAGCGGGAGCAGCTTCACGACGCGTTAATACTACGGCTTAACTACCCCCTCTCCACACCTCTCCTCGCTTACGCAAGGGGTCTTGCAAGCAACGGAAAGATAATTGAACACGCTGAAAAATTCTTGGAAAAAGTGAAAGGCAGTTTCAGGAGGATTGAAAGGCTGGTGAATTACTTTGCTGCTGTTCGCCGACTGCTTCTGAACAGGAGAGGTATCTCGGTGAACTACCCCTATTCGGAAGGGGCTTCCTGCTTCAGCGACCAGACATATCACAGGCTCTAAGGGTCGTCCCAAGGTCTGCCAGCTCTTTCAGCCTTGCAGACATTGTAAGTATGCAGAAAAAGACTATAAGCTTATTGGCTCTCATCTCCCTACGAAAGGGACTTCCCGCCGATAGGTTAAATATTTTAATAAATTCACCCTTTCTCCCTTCATTGTAGAACGGGAAACCAATCAGTTTGTATTTTTTGTTTTCTCCAAATAATTTCGGCTCAATTTTAATCTGGTATTTTTTCCTCAATTTCTTTTAAGAAATCCTCTTTCCATTGGTCTGTTTTAATTAGATGTTCTCCATTTGGCTCTATGAAAAGTTGATATTGCTCAATTTCATCTGAATCCTCTTTCTTTAGAAACAATACAAAATCAGGTTCCATAGCTTTTCCATCTAAAAACCTATAAATCTTAAACAAGCTTGCATTTCTCAATAGATACACTTCGCTATACTCTTTTCTCAAATCTTCTATGACTCTGTCAATAAATTTAACAAAAGATTACTCATTCTGGATGCTTACCACCTCCCAGCATGTCCGGCGAACCTTAATCTTTCAAATTATTAATGTGAGTATAAATCTCTGTCGTTTTTAAACCTAACGACCCACTGCTTATCCTAACAGCATCGGACAACCAAATAAAAAGCGTTAAAAAAGGTTACTATGTCTGTGCCTGAGCAATCGGTATTATCTTCAACCCGAAGCCTGGAAGTACTTCAAAGCTGACGACATTTCCAGTCGTCTTCTTTGCTCCCCTGACCTTAGCCACTTCGAGAGCACTAACGTATCTGTCTCCAACCTGCTCTTTCCTCAGAAAGAGGTGGCAGTCACAGGCTGAACGAATCCTCGTGAGGGCGTCTTCCTTAAAGGCATGCTGATGCAGAGTTATGAAAATTGTCTTGTCTCTGTCACAGATGTTTTTGAGCCTCGTCAGGAATTCGAGAACGTTGTCTTCTGTTGAATATGTTGTAAACATCGTG is a window encoding:
- a CDS encoding beta-ribofuranosylaminobenzene 5'-phosphate synthase — protein: MMITVRSCSRVHLSLLDLNGSLGRVDGGVGIALQEPYIEVVAEPSEGLDICIAVEMDDTERAVFENRMRLVAQSVGLGNATLTLTSAYPQHVGLGCGTQLALCTAAALCTLHGTCPPARRIAQMVGRGGTSGIGVAAFEHGGFIVDAGHLLSQKGAFAPSAASRAPPPPILARYDFPDWDIVLAIPNLKGASDAKEVDIFAKYCPIDELEVARACRLVLMKMMPAVLEDDLVAFGEALNMLQGVGFKRIEVGLQAERVREIMDVMLDSGAAGAGMSSFGPTIVGVCEHGKRVKRGVERALSEDGGRVVLTRAKNSGASITES
- a CDS encoding chorismate--pyruvate lyase family protein, giving the protein MDETLRLIHDMHIPLSLRICLATDGSLTHLLEVLFGKEVGVQAVEQEVVSADETIAQLLSVPEGSAINRRRVVLSAEGQPLVWALSLSALERMPPSLRRDIGRAEKPIGKILREHGIESRRELLRVERTSEMASELGCEAVVREYYIIHAGEPMMWIREVFPIDGRWEGLE